In Prochlorococcus marinus XMU1406, the genomic stretch GCAAATTTTTTACATCAAATAATCAATTTAGCCTATATCGCTGATCCAAAACCTGGGACCTCTGTATTAAGCGTTTTGCCTATCTGGCATTCTTATGAGAGGAGTGCTGAATACTTCTTTTTTTCATGTGGTTGTTCTCAATACTATACAATTCCTAAATTCTTGAAAGATGATATTACACAAATAAAACCTGTTGTCATGGCTACTGTACCAAGACTATGGGAGGCAATACATGATGGTTTTTTTAAGGCTTTGAAAAAAATGCCTTCCAAAAAGCAAAAACTTATTAAGTTTTTGATAAGTAATAGTTCAGTTTTCAAAAGAGGTCTTAGAAAGATAAGAAATTTAGATATCAATCAAATAACCTTTAAATCAAAAATCCCCTTACTGGGTTCTATTATTTGCCGATATCCTTTACATAAATTGTCTACTATTTTTTTATGGCCGAATATTCTTAGACAACTATGCGGAGAAAAACTGAAATTTCCCATTAACGGCGGAGGTGCATTGCCAGAACATGTGGATCTTTTTTTTGAATCTTTAGGTGTAGATGTTTTGGTGGGATATGGACTCACAGAAACTAGTCCAGTATTAACTTGTAGGAGAAGAGAATTAAATGTTAGAGGATCATCTGGTCAGCCTCTAGCATTTACCGAAATCAAAATAGTGACTGATGATAAAAAAAAGATTCTGAAGTTCAGAGAAGTCGGAAAAATTCTTGTTAAGGGACCACAAGTAATGAAAGGTTATCTTAATAATGAATTAGCTACAAAAGATGTTTTATCGAAAGAAGGTTGGTTTGATACTGGTGATTTAGGTTTTCTAATACCAAATGGTTCCCTTTTTATAACAGGGAGAGCCAAGGATACAATAGTGCTATCAAGTGGTGAAAATATAGAACCGAATCCGCTAGAAACCGAAATCCTTAGTTCTGAATTTATTAATCAAATACAACTAGTAGGACAAGATAAGAAATGTTTAACTGCCCTTGTAGTTCCTGATTTCGAATTAGTAAAAAACAAGTTTTTGGAAGAAGACCTTTCAAAATTAAACCTTAATAGGGATATTGGTACATTTTTTAAATCGCACATTAATAATTTGCTTAAAAGTCGATTAGGAGCAAGATCAGAAGAACAAATATTAGATTGTTATTTTGTTGATGCCTTTACTTTAGAAAATGGTTTGTTAACACAAACTCTTAAACAAAAAAGAAAAGAAATAGAAAAAAAATATTCATTACAAATAGAAAATATGTATGAACAGAAATTTAGTAAGAAAAATTGATTTGTTCTTTCTATATTGAAAAGGTAATTTAATTTTTTATGGAAACAAAAAACTCAATATCTATAAAGCGCTCAATAGCTATTAAAGCTGTAGTTACTCCTACTTGGAAGGAAGATGCTGAAAAAGAATTAAGTAAAGCAATTTCAAACATTGACCAACAATTATCTCAACTTGAGCAGGAGGGGCAGCAAATAGTAAATAATATTAGATCCCAATCGGTTAACCCTCTAGATCCTAGAGTTCAAGAACAGGTTAGTCAGGTGCAACAACAAGTTGCAGCAAAACGAAATGAAATTGAAGAACAAAAAAGAAATCTACTTCAACAACAGAATCAAGTTCGCGAATTAAAAATGGACGAAATTGTTGATCAAGGACAAGTGGATAGTTTCTGTGATGTCACTGTGGGCGACAATCTTATTGAAAAAATGCAAGTCTCAATTACTGTTAAAGATGGAGTTATTCAATCTATAGATAATAATTAAAAGAAACATTTAGTATTTTTGATAAAAATAAGTAAATCTTAATTGCGAAAAGTTTTAAATTCTAATCGATCTAAATTATTACTTTCTTAAGTTTTAAGAGTTTCCACTGTGAATATGATTTCGTATAATTATATCAAGAGTTAAAAGGGTTCTTAATCATAAAAACTTTTGAAAGTTTGATAAAAATCCCTTAAAACTTATGCAATAACAATTTTCTTATGTCTCACGAAATATTCATGCCTGCCTTGAGTTCTACTATGACGGAGGGCAAGATTGTGGAATGGTTGAAAAATCCAGGAGATAAGGTTGAAAGAGGCGAATCTGTCTTGGTTGTTGAATCTGACAAGGCAGATATGGATGTTGAATCTTTTCAAGATGGATATCTTGCAGCAGTTTTAATGCCTGCCGGTAGCACTGCACCTGTTGGAGAAACTATTGGACTCATTGTAGAAAATGAGGATGAGATAGCTTCTGTTCAAGAACAAAATAAAGGAAATCAACCCGAAGTCTCTACTTCTGACCAACTTGAATTGGTAAGCAATAAAACTGAAGAAAAACCAGTAGTCCAGACTGAAAGTATCAATAAAGAAGCTGAAGAAGTCCTCTTAAAGAGTGAAAAGCCTGTACCATCTTTTAATACTGATCAAATTAATGCCGCTACAAGTAATGTTTCTTCGAGGATAATTGCATCCCCAAGAGCTAAAAAACTAGCCTCTCAAATGGGCGTTGATTTAGCAAAGGTTCATGGATCTGGGCCTCACGGAAGGATTCAAGCCGATGATATTTTGAAAGCTAATGGCCAACCTGTCTCTATACCATGGATAGGAGAAGGTAGTTCTCCCGCAAATATTCCTGGTGCAACTTTGGGAGTTGAAAGTAAACCAGAAACTTCAGGAAATAGTTTTGGTAATCCTGGAGAAACAGTTCAATTTAATACTCTTCAAAAAGCGGTAAATAAAAATATGGAATCTAGTTTAGATGTTCCATGTTTTAGGGTGGGATACTCAATCAACACAGATAAATTAGATAATTTCTACAAAAAGGTAAAACAGAACGGAGTAACTATGACTGCTTTACTTGTAAAGGCAGTTGCAAAGACACTAAAGAAACATCCTCAAGTTAACTCAAGCTTTTCAGAAAATGGAATTTCTTATCCAGAAAATATAAATATTGCTGTTGCTGTTGCGATGGAAGATGGGGGACTAATAACTCCAGTATTAAAAGAACCATGCAATACTGATTTATTTGAATTATCTAGGGAATGGAAAGATCTCGTAAAAAGATCGAGATCAAAACAATTAGAACCAGATGAATACTCAACGGGAACATTTACCTTATCTAACCTTGGTATGTTTGGTGTTGATAGATTTGACGCAATATTACCCCCAGGGACCGGTGCGATCTTAGCGATAGCATCATCGAAACCAACTGTTGCAGCTAATAGTGATGGTGCAATATCTGTTAAAAAAATAATGCAAGTAAATCTTACAGCTGATCACAGAGTGATCTATGGAGCTGATGGTGCTTCATTCTTGAAAGACTTGGCCTACCTGATTGAAAATGAGCCAGAGACACTTATATCTTAAATTTAATTGATTTCTCAAATTAATAATGAAGGAAGAGATTATAAGCTTGAAGCTTATGATTACTTTCTAGATCCTTCATTAATTGCTAGTAAGCCTTCTATAATAAGGCATGAATCAAGATTGATGATAGTTAGAAATAGTGTTTTAGAAGAGAATTGCTTAACTAACAAATTTACCAAGAATCTTTTAGAGGAATTTAGAAAAGGTGATCTTGTGGTTGTCAATAATACTAAAGTAATGAAGGCAAGGTTAAAGGTTGAATTAGAAAATAGGACGTTAGTCGAATTATTAGTCTTAGAAAGATCCCATGAATGTGTTTGGTTATGTTTGGCAAAGCCAGCGAAAAAGTTAAAAATAAATAGAAAAATAATATTAAAATCTCCTTCTGCACAAGATATTAATTTGATGGTTGATGGGGTTGATGAAGAAACTGGAGGAAGATTTATTAAATTTCCAGAAAATATAATTGATCTTAGTTCAATGAATGACCTTCTTGATAAATACGGGAAAATACCTCTCCCGCCTTATATAAAAAATTCCGAAGAAGAATCTTTTCATGAGAATAGTTATCAAACTGAGTATGCAACTAATCCAGGGGCCGTTGCCGCTCCAACTGCTGGTTTACACTTAAGCAAAAGTCTTATTTCCAATCTAAAAAAAAAAGGAGTAATAATTTTGCCGATAACTTTGCACGTAGGCTATGGAACATTTAAACCAATTAATCAAGAAGATCTAAGTGACTTAAAACTGCATAAAGAATGGGTAAGTGTTAATAAGGAAGTAGTGGGGGAAATAAAAAAAATAAAGAAAACAGATAGAAGAATAATTGCAATTGGGACAACTAGCGTGAGAGCTCTTGAAAGTTGTTATTCTCACGAAATTAATGACTTTATTCCTATAGCGAAATACGTGGATTTAGTAATTAAGCCAGGTTATAAATTTAAGGTAGTTGATGGATTATTAACTAATTTTCATCTTCCTAAAAGTTCATTATTACTATTAGTAAGTGCAATGATTGGTAGAGAAAGATTATTAGATTTGTATAAAAAAGCCATAAAAGAAAAATTTAGATTTTTCTCTTATGGCGATGCTATGTATATTTCACCAGATTCATTACTGGAGAAAAAATAGATTTAGGCTTTGACTGGTTCTTGAATGATTCCGCTTGGAACTTCAGTAAACATAATTGATGATAAATATCTCTCTGCTAAATCAGGTAGAACAACTACAATAGTTTTCCCCGCATATTCATCTTGTTCAGCTAATCTAACAGCAGCAGCAGCAGCAGCTCCACAAGATATTCCAACTAATAGACCTTCTTCTTTTGCTAATCTAAGAGCCATCTCGATTGACTCGTCATTTGTTACCTGTTCAACCTTATCAACAATTGACAAGTCAAGGTTCTTAGGAATAAATCCTGCTCCAATTCCTTGAATTTTGTGTGGTCCAGATTTAACCTCTTCTCCATTCATTGTCTGTGTAATAACAGGACTATGTGAGGGTTCTACAGCTACAGAAGTAATATTTTTACCCTTCTCTTGCTTAATGTATCTTGAAACTCCTGTAATTGTGCCGCCAGTTCCAACCCCTGCAACTAAAACATCAATTTCACCATCGCAATCATCCCAGATTTCTGGTCCAGTAGTTTTGAAATGAATTTCAGGGTTTGCTGGATTATCAAATTGACCTGGCATGAAATATTGAGAAGGATTACTTTCTGCAATTTCTTTAGCCTTAGCTATTGCTCCAGGCATACCTTTAGATGCCTCTGTTAAAACAATTTCAGCACCCAACACTGCCATAACCCTTCTTCTTTCAATTGACATGGATTCTGGCATTGTAAGGATCAGTTTATAACCTCTTGCTGAAGCAGTAAAAGCTAGGGCAATACCTGTATTTCCAGAAGTTGGCTCAACAATAGTTTTGTCTTTTGTAAGTTTCCCACTTTTCTCTGCATCCCAGATCATGTTTGCACCAATCCTACATTTGACACTATAAGCGGGGTTTCTACCTTCAATTTTTGCAAGTACTGTAGCTTTCGCGTTTTTAGTAACTGATTTTAATTTTACTAATGGAGTGTTTCCAATAGCGAAACTGTTGTCCTCATAAATTTTTGCCATTTATATATTGAGAAAATATATATTAATACTAACTATTATTCAGAAAAAGAGTATATAAGTTTCTATACGGTAAATACTAGGAATTTAGAAATTATTTAGTGCTTCAGAAAAGTTTTTCCATAATTGATCTTGGTCTTCTAATCCAACTGATACTCTAATAAGGTGCGAGGGTATACCAAAACTTTCAGCCCAATCCAACTCGTCATAATGTGCTAGTAAAACATAAGGACAAACTAGAGTAAATTTTGTACCTAAACTAGGTCCTTTAGATACTTGTAGAGAATCATAAAATTTCTTAGCTTTGTTTAATCCTCCATTTAATTCAAATGATAATAAGCAGCCGTATCCTCCATCAGAAGTAAGTAAAGAATTAAAATTTGGACAATTTTCAGGATGGAAAATATTTTTAATCTCGCTATGGGTCTCTAATCTTTTTTTTAATTCTAAACATGTTTTATTTTGTTCAAAAACTCTTTGATTTACATCTCTACTAACTTTCTCTAGATAAACTGTATCTCCATCGGAAAGTGTTGGAAGATTAATCTCGTTTAATGCATTTCTAAATTGATCAATCCATTTGCTTTTTGGATTTAGTATTAATGATCCTGCAAGAATATCACCACTACCTGAAAAAATTTTTGTAAGTGAAGTAAAAACTATATCTGCATGTTCTAGGGAATTTATATTTAAATTTGAACCAATTGTATCGTCAACAATTATAGGAATATTTAATTTTTTTGCTATTTCTGAAATTTTTTTAATGTTTACACATTTGAGCATTGGATTACTCGGTAGTTCAATAATTAATGCTGATGGATTTATGCTTTTGATTTCTAATTCAATATCCTCGCAATTTTCTTCTGTAATTAGCTTGGCTCCATGAAAGATATTCATTGGTAATTTAAGTACATCTACATATGGAAAACCAATTTGGAGTGTTGGTTTAGCTGGAAATAATTTATATATGATTTCTAATGATGTATGCAATGCAGACATCCCAGATGAAGTTAAGTGAATATCATTAGAGTTAATTTTTGTAGATTTAGAAATTCTATTTTTTATTCTTTGAGAACATTCATTTACGTAAGATTTTGGAGGGCAATCTTCAAGACCTAGTTCTATAGCAGCAGCTCTTGAAGATATGCCAAGACCAGTATGTTGCCAAAAAGATTTTGCATAAATACTTCCTTCTTCTTCAGTTATTAAGAGAGCTAAATTATCTCTTTTTTCTATTAATGAGAATTGTTCAGAAGTATTTCTATCAATGAATTTTTTGGCTTTAAAAGCTATACTTTCATTCGGATATGGCCAGATACTTTTATTGTTGTAGTGATTTTCTTTTTTTACTTTTTCGCATAATCTTTTCACTATTGGGTTTAGCCCGAATCTTGGGTAAATGGACTTCAATAAATTCATGCATTCTTGATTTTTTTCTTCGTAATTTATTACATCATTCCAAGTTGGTAATGCTACAGAAACAGCATGAATACTATCAGGAATAGAATATCCCAATTCTAAATTTTTCCATATAGGGTTTTTAAGTAAATCTCTCAATTTTCAGAATTTATTTAAAGCAAATAATATGTCTGAGATTAAATCGTTTGTTTCTTCACATCCAATCGATAATCTGACAAGAGCATCATCAATCCCTAAAAGATTTTTTGTTTCATCATCAACAGAAGCATGAGTCATTGTTGCGGGGTGACAAATTAAACTTTCAACTCCTCCAAGGCTTTCTGCTAGCGAGAAATATTTGAGAGATTTGCAAAATTTAAAAGTATCCTCTTTTTTAAGATTTAATT encodes the following:
- the cysK gene encoding cysteine synthase A translates to MAKIYEDNSFAIGNTPLVKLKSVTKNAKATVLAKIEGRNPAYSVKCRIGANMIWDAEKSGKLTKDKTIVEPTSGNTGIALAFTASARGYKLILTMPESMSIERRRVMAVLGAEIVLTEASKGMPGAIAKAKEIAESNPSQYFMPGQFDNPANPEIHFKTTGPEIWDDCDGEIDVLVAGVGTGGTITGVSRYIKQEKGKNITSVAVEPSHSPVITQTMNGEEVKSGPHKIQGIGAGFIPKNLDLSIVDKVEQVTNDESIEMALRLAKEEGLLVGISCGAAAAAAVRLAEQDEYAGKTIVVVLPDLAERYLSSIMFTEVPSGIIQEPVKA
- a CDS encoding dihydrolipoamide acetyltransferase family protein, translated to MSHEIFMPALSSTMTEGKIVEWLKNPGDKVERGESVLVVESDKADMDVESFQDGYLAAVLMPAGSTAPVGETIGLIVENEDEIASVQEQNKGNQPEVSTSDQLELVSNKTEEKPVVQTESINKEAEEVLLKSEKPVPSFNTDQINAATSNVSSRIIASPRAKKLASQMGVDLAKVHGSGPHGRIQADDILKANGQPVSIPWIGEGSSPANIPGATLGVESKPETSGNSFGNPGETVQFNTLQKAVNKNMESSLDVPCFRVGYSINTDKLDNFYKKVKQNGVTMTALLVKAVAKTLKKHPQVNSSFSENGISYPENINIAVAVAMEDGGLITPVLKEPCNTDLFELSREWKDLVKRSRSKQLEPDEYSTGTFTLSNLGMFGVDRFDAILPPGTGAILAIASSKPTVAANSDGAISVKKIMQVNLTADHRVIYGADGASFLKDLAYLIENEPETLIS
- the queA gene encoding tRNA preQ1(34) S-adenosylmethionine ribosyltransferase-isomerase QueA, whose product is MISQINNEGRDYKLEAYDYFLDPSLIASKPSIIRHESRLMIVRNSVLEENCLTNKFTKNLLEEFRKGDLVVVNNTKVMKARLKVELENRTLVELLVLERSHECVWLCLAKPAKKLKINRKIILKSPSAQDINLMVDGVDEETGGRFIKFPENIIDLSSMNDLLDKYGKIPLPPYIKNSEEESFHENSYQTEYATNPGAVAAPTAGLHLSKSLISNLKKKGVIILPITLHVGYGTFKPINQEDLSDLKLHKEWVSVNKEVVGEIKKIKKTDRRIIAIGTTSVRALESCYSHEINDFIPIAKYVDLVIKPGYKFKVVDGLLTNFHLPKSSLLLLVSAMIGRERLLDLYKKAIKEKFRFFSYGDAMYISPDSLLEKK
- a CDS encoding AMP-binding protein, whose protein sequence is MRDLAYWPSAKPLSKKDKFAKNRDFIKNLHHIDQIWEKLKFKCGDTLAVCDLRGKEKEKFSYSDLADLITKVSFSFKNYGLVKGDVVTVISENSPRWLVVDQGLMRLGAINAVRGINSPSVELDYIIEHSDSVGLIVQSKEIWLKLNNKEELKKRLKFIINLEDEQFESLISWNQFIRASDSEKENSQTNIATFNPKIDDVATILYTSGTTGKPKGVPLTHANFLHQIINLAYIADPKPGTSVLSVLPIWHSYERSAEYFFFSCGCSQYYTIPKFLKDDITQIKPVVMATVPRLWEAIHDGFFKALKKMPSKKQKLIKFLISNSSVFKRGLRKIRNLDINQITFKSKIPLLGSIICRYPLHKLSTIFLWPNILRQLCGEKLKFPINGGGALPEHVDLFFESLGVDVLVGYGLTETSPVLTCRRRELNVRGSSGQPLAFTEIKIVTDDKKKILKFREVGKILVKGPQVMKGYLNNELATKDVLSKEGWFDTGDLGFLIPNGSLFITGRAKDTIVLSSGENIEPNPLETEILSSEFINQIQLVGQDKKCLTALVVPDFELVKNKFLEEDLSKLNLNRDIGTFFKSHINNLLKSRLGARSEEQILDCYFVDAFTLENGLLTQTLKQKRKEIEKKYSLQIENMYEQKFSKKN
- a CDS encoding PLP-dependent transferase codes for the protein MRDLLKNPIWKNLELGYSIPDSIHAVSVALPTWNDVINYEEKNQECMNLLKSIYPRFGLNPIVKRLCEKVKKENHYNNKSIWPYPNESIAFKAKKFIDRNTSEQFSLIEKRDNLALLITEEEGSIYAKSFWQHTGLGISSRAAAIELGLEDCPPKSYVNECSQRIKNRISKSTKINSNDIHLTSSGMSALHTSLEIIYKLFPAKPTLQIGFPYVDVLKLPMNIFHGAKLITEENCEDIELEIKSINPSALIIELPSNPMLKCVNIKKISEIAKKLNIPIIVDDTIGSNLNINSLEHADIVFTSLTKIFSGSGDILAGSLILNPKSKWIDQFRNALNEINLPTLSDGDTVYLEKVSRDVNQRVFEQNKTCLELKKRLETHSEIKNIFHPENCPNFNSLLTSDGGYGCLLSFELNGGLNKAKKFYDSLQVSKGPSLGTKFTLVCPYVLLAHYDELDWAESFGIPSHLIRVSVGLEDQDQLWKNFSEALNNF
- a CDS encoding YlqD family protein; the encoded protein is METKNSISIKRSIAIKAVVTPTWKEDAEKELSKAISNIDQQLSQLEQEGQQIVNNIRSQSVNPLDPRVQEQVSQVQQQVAAKRNEIEEQKRNLLQQQNQVRELKMDEIVDQGQVDSFCDVTVGDNLIEKMQVSITVKDGVIQSIDNN